The Thermococcus sp. genome includes a window with the following:
- a CDS encoding ABC transporter permease produces the protein MGASEVRRVFLTMVYRELKRFSRSRARVIGSVINPLIWLIFFGKGWSGVFNNPLATQLFGGVDYMTYLVPGIIAMTVFNMSFMQGITLIWDKQFGFLKEILVAPASRTEAIAGRITGGAIVAMLQGVIILTLSFALAKLKLTGILPSLGLGFLLGIATAGMGVAIALRMNSMEGFQMVIMMLMLPMTFLSGAFYPVSTMPNWMQWLAKFNPLTYAVDGTRYYLAGVEPTFGMATDWLVLGALALVFSGMAALGFRRATLD, from the coding sequence ATGGGGGCGTCTGAGGTGAGGAGGGTCTTTCTCACAATGGTATACCGCGAGCTGAAGAGGTTCTCCCGCTCCCGGGCAAGGGTCATTGGGAGTGTAATCAACCCTCTAATCTGGCTGATTTTCTTCGGCAAGGGCTGGTCTGGGGTCTTCAACAACCCCCTGGCAACTCAGCTCTTCGGTGGCGTTGACTACATGACCTACCTCGTGCCGGGGATTATAGCGATGACGGTCTTCAACATGAGCTTTATGCAGGGGATAACCTTAATCTGGGATAAGCAGTTCGGTTTCCTCAAGGAGATTCTCGTCGCTCCAGCGAGCAGGACGGAGGCAATAGCGGGGAGGATAACTGGAGGGGCGATTGTCGCAATGCTCCAAGGGGTCATAATCCTTACCCTGAGCTTCGCCCTTGCAAAGCTAAAGCTCACCGGGATTTTACCCTCGCTGGGACTGGGCTTTCTCCTGGGTATTGCCACCGCAGGCATGGGAGTGGCCATAGCCCTCAGGATGAACAGTATGGAGGGCTTCCAGATGGTCATAATGATGCTCATGCTCCCAATGACGTTCCTCAGCGGTGCCTTCTATCCGGTTAGCACAATGCCCAATTGGATGCAGTGGCTGGCGAAGTTCAACCCCCTGACGTATGCGGTGGACGGAACGCGATATTATCTGGCCGGTGTTGAGCCAACATTCGGCATGGCAACCGACTGGCTGGTTTTGGGAGCTCTCGCGCTGGTCTTCTCAGGAATGGCAGCACTCGGATTCAGGAGGGCCACCCTCGACTGA
- a CDS encoding PadR family transcriptional regulator: protein MEKPYVKGALKLIILDLLKNPNHGYGIMAEVERLYGVKLSAGTVYPILSSLKRSGLIKVVETGERDRKTYQITERGIEYLKKNEKELEDIKRKLLAYKAFLELGGEELKEAFKELFKNINSLNEAQRKELESTFRECARKIKLLLLGERV from the coding sequence ATGGAGAAGCCCTACGTCAAGGGAGCCCTCAAACTCATAATCCTCGACCTGCTGAAGAATCCAAACCACGGCTACGGCATAATGGCGGAAGTCGAGAGACTGTACGGGGTCAAGCTGAGCGCCGGAACTGTTTACCCAATTCTCTCATCACTGAAGAGAAGCGGTCTCATTAAGGTGGTGGAAACCGGCGAGAGGGACAGAAAGACATACCAAATAACCGAGAGGGGTATCGAGTATCTGAAGAAAAACGAGAAGGAACTTGAGGACATAAAAAGGAAGCTCCTCGCGTACAAGGCATTTCTGGAACTCGGGGGAGAAGAACTCAAGGAGGCTTTCAAGGAGCTGTTCAAGAACATCAACAGCCTGAACGAAGCCCAGAGGAAAGAGCTGGAAAGCACGTTCCGTGAGTGTGCCCGCAAAATAAAACTCCTTCTTCTCGGTGAGAGGGTATGA
- a CDS encoding ATPase codes for MRLVLKPLFEAELTPDFTEVIKSKLLGKEVKTGEEVVVEIIGEPLRFKVLLAEPSPLRVTNSTRIEFSTRDLDVVNVEFEKEVEDVITFGKGFVVVLGNEVVVLSKDGQKVYSEEFKPLKGIRVTEDSVVVIHGSGIKIIRP; via the coding sequence ATGAGGCTCGTTCTCAAGCCACTCTTTGAGGCAGAGCTAACACCCGACTTCACCGAGGTAATAAAGAGCAAGCTCCTTGGGAAAGAAGTGAAAACCGGTGAGGAAGTCGTTGTTGAGATTATTGGGGAGCCCCTAAGGTTCAAGGTTTTACTTGCCGAGCCGTCCCCACTCAGGGTTACGAATTCCACGAGGATAGAATTCTCGACGAGGGACCTTGATGTGGTTAACGTGGAGTTCGAGAAGGAAGTTGAAGACGTTATAACCTTCGGGAAGGGTTTTGTTGTGGTCCTCGGAAACGAGGTTGTTGTCCTCTCAAAGGACGGACAAAAGGTTTATAGCGAGGAATTCAAGCCCCTTAAAGGAATTAGGGTAACCGAAGATTCGGTGGTGGTAATCCATGGCTCGGGAATCAAAATCATTAGACCTTAG
- a CDS encoding phosphoglycerate kinase translates to MFRLTDFNFHNKTVFLRVDLNSPVENGKITSDARFRAVLPTVKHLVEDGAKVVIGTHQSRPYKGDYITTEQHAEILSELLGQEIEYVEDIFGKLARDRIRSLKPGEVLMLENLRFSAEEVFYKPIEDCEKTFFVRKLAPLIDYVVNDAFATAHRSQPSLVGFARLKPMVMGHLMEKEINALSRAYESDEKPRVYVLGGAKVDDSLRVAENVLRNEKADMILTGGLVGHVFTLAKGFNLGDANLEFMEKRGLLELVDWAERILDEFYPYVRTPVDFAIDRNGERVEVDLLSDEKWLFDHYPILDIGSRTVEKYREILMKAKIIVANGPMGVFEREEFAVGTVGVFRAISESEAFSVVGGGHSIASIYRYNITGISHISTGGGAMLSFFAGEKLPVLEAFRVSYEIFKKK, encoded by the coding sequence ATGTTCAGGCTCACGGACTTCAACTTTCACAACAAGACCGTGTTTCTCAGGGTTGATTTGAACTCTCCAGTTGAGAACGGTAAGATTACGAGCGACGCGCGCTTTAGGGCTGTTCTACCGACGGTAAAGCACCTCGTTGAAGACGGTGCTAAGGTCGTAATCGGAACCCACCAGAGCAGGCCCTACAAGGGCGACTACATAACGACGGAGCAACACGCGGAAATACTGTCGGAGCTCCTCGGCCAGGAGATTGAGTACGTCGAGGACATCTTCGGAAAGCTCGCAAGGGATAGAATAAGGTCGTTGAAGCCCGGCGAGGTTCTGATGCTTGAAAACCTTCGCTTCTCAGCAGAGGAAGTTTTTTACAAGCCCATTGAGGATTGCGAGAAAACGTTTTTTGTTAGGAAGCTCGCCCCGCTCATAGACTACGTCGTCAACGACGCCTTTGCAACGGCTCACAGGAGCCAGCCATCGCTCGTTGGCTTCGCGAGGCTAAAACCAATGGTTATGGGCCATCTCATGGAGAAGGAAATTAACGCACTCAGCAGGGCATACGAGAGCGATGAAAAGCCAAGGGTTTACGTGCTCGGCGGTGCCAAGGTCGATGATTCCCTTCGCGTTGCCGAGAACGTCCTGAGAAATGAAAAGGCCGACATGATTCTCACCGGCGGTCTCGTTGGTCACGTCTTTACGCTTGCAAAGGGCTTCAACCTCGGCGATGCAAACCTTGAGTTCATGGAAAAGAGAGGCCTTCTGGAGCTTGTTGACTGGGCAGAGAGAATCCTTGATGAGTTCTACCCCTACGTGAGAACACCCGTGGATTTTGCAATCGATAGAAATGGAGAGCGCGTTGAGGTTGACCTCCTCAGTGACGAGAAGTGGCTCTTTGATCATTATCCAATCCTCGACATAGGCTCCCGAACCGTTGAGAAATACCGCGAAATTCTCATGAAAGCGAAGATAATCGTCGCCAACGGCCCGATGGGTGTCTTTGAAAGGGAGGAGTTTGCAGTGGGAACGGTTGGCGTCTTCAGGGCCATAAGCGAGAGCGAAGCCTTCAGCGTAGTTGGTGGTGGTCACTCGATAGCGAGCATTTACCGGTACAACATAACGGGCATAAGCCATATCTCCACCGGGGGAGGGGCAATGCTGAGTTTCTTCGCTGGAGAAAAGCTTCCTGTGCTTGAAGCCTTTAGAGTAAGCTACGAGATTTTCAAAAAGAAATAA
- the nth gene encoding endonuclease III, giving the protein MARESKSLDLSAFTFDESWEEKKKRAGKIVELLMKTYPREKLLIGDPYRTLIHCIISQRMRDEVTYRVWEELFKKYRDIETIASTPVEEMQEFLRKQGVGLWKTKGEWIVKASRIILEKYKGKVPDDIHELMKLPGIGRKCANIVLAYGFGKQAIPVDTHVNRISKRLGLAPPRVPPEKVEEYLKELVPKDKWIYVNHAMVDHGRTVCKPIKPKCNECPLRELCPYAKGLVKDEDIK; this is encoded by the coding sequence ATGGCTCGGGAATCAAAATCATTAGACCTTAGCGCCTTTACCTTCGACGAAAGCTGGGAGGAGAAAAAGAAACGCGCCGGGAAAATAGTTGAACTCCTCATGAAAACCTATCCGAGGGAGAAACTTCTCATAGGAGACCCTTACAGGACTTTAATCCACTGCATAATTTCCCAGCGGATGAGGGATGAGGTTACCTACCGGGTCTGGGAGGAACTCTTCAAAAAATACCGTGACATCGAGACGATAGCCTCAACGCCGGTAGAGGAGATGCAGGAATTCCTGAGAAAACAGGGCGTTGGCCTATGGAAGACCAAGGGTGAGTGGATTGTCAAAGCTTCCCGGATAATCCTCGAGAAGTACAAGGGAAAGGTGCCCGACGACATACACGAGCTCATGAAGTTGCCGGGCATAGGGAGGAAGTGCGCCAACATCGTTCTGGCGTATGGCTTTGGGAAGCAGGCCATACCTGTTGACACCCACGTCAACAGGATAAGCAAGCGCCTTGGCCTGGCCCCGCCGAGGGTTCCGCCGGAGAAGGTTGAGGAGTATCTAAAGGAGCTGGTTCCAAAGGACAAGTGGATTTACGTGAACCACGCGATGGTTGACCACGGTAGAACTGTGTGCAAGCCGATAAAACCGAAGTGCAATGAATGTCCCCTCAGGGAACTCTGTCCCTACGCTAAGGGGCTGGTAAAAGATGAAGATATAAAGTAG
- a CDS encoding ferredoxin family protein: MSVPDWKEYYEKMKETAPLVIHYPICGGGDECIYVCPFSDKIWEVVPMKVSLFGVRYKVRLRPFMAHPENCRKCYICVQACPTGALRPVENPVKHPAITLIYNTLKLPFKKRYGLKFVFRKEHGERFKRNNWPEKYGVV; this comes from the coding sequence ATGAGCGTCCCCGACTGGAAGGAGTACTACGAGAAGATGAAAGAAACGGCCCCTCTGGTGATACACTACCCGATATGCGGCGGCGGTGATGAGTGCATCTACGTTTGTCCATTCAGCGACAAAATCTGGGAAGTAGTGCCGATGAAGGTGAGCCTCTTTGGGGTCAGGTACAAAGTTCGCCTCAGGCCCTTCATGGCGCACCCCGAAAACTGCAGAAAGTGCTACATCTGCGTCCAGGCATGTCCCACCGGGGCCCTTAGACCCGTTGAGAACCCCGTTAAGCACCCGGCCATAACCCTAATCTACAACACGCTAAAACTTCCCTTCAAGAAGAGGTACGGCCTGAAGTTCGTGTTCAGAAAGGAGCACGGCGAGAGGTTCAAGCGCAACAACTGGCCCGAGAAATACGGGGTGGTCTGA
- a CDS encoding ATP-binding cassette domain-containing protein produces the protein MDAIIVENLVKRYGDFEAVRGVSFRVKKGEVFAFLGPNGAGKTTTVHVLTTLLRPTSGKAVVAGHDVVEEPEEVRKRIGIVFQEPSVDRELTAWENLLIHGMIYGLSREEIRDRGRELLQFVELWEFRDRPLKFFSGGMQRRFEIARSLLHEPEVLFLDEPTIGLDPQTRAHIWDYIRTMKREKGVTIFLTTHYMDEAELLADRIAIIDRGRIIAEGTAEELKRLVGNDVIYLRFEERAKCIEAEFVKGCRVLPDGRVRLDVDNAAEALPKLFEVSKEMNLKITEVTYHRPTLNDVFLHLTGREIRDGEENPLKGIMRRWGRLR, from the coding sequence ATGGACGCAATAATAGTTGAGAATCTCGTCAAGCGCTACGGGGACTTTGAAGCCGTTCGGGGAGTGAGCTTCCGGGTCAAGAAGGGAGAAGTCTTCGCGTTCCTCGGGCCGAACGGTGCCGGAAAAACAACGACGGTTCACGTCCTGACAACCCTATTAAGGCCTACCTCCGGGAAAGCGGTCGTTGCCGGCCACGACGTTGTTGAAGAACCTGAGGAAGTCAGAAAGAGAATAGGAATCGTGTTCCAGGAGCCAAGCGTTGACAGGGAACTAACGGCGTGGGAGAACCTTCTCATTCACGGCATGATATACGGTCTAAGCAGGGAGGAGATAAGGGACAGGGGCAGGGAACTCCTCCAGTTTGTTGAGCTCTGGGAGTTCAGAGATAGACCCCTTAAGTTCTTTTCTGGGGGAATGCAGAGGCGCTTTGAGATAGCGCGCTCCCTTCTCCACGAGCCGGAGGTTCTTTTCCTCGACGAGCCGACGATAGGCCTCGACCCCCAGACGAGAGCGCACATCTGGGACTATATACGGACCATGAAGCGGGAAAAGGGGGTCACGATATTTCTGACGACGCATTACATGGACGAGGCGGAACTGCTTGCAGACAGAATAGCGATAATAGACAGGGGAAGGATAATTGCGGAGGGCACTGCCGAGGAGCTGAAGCGCCTCGTGGGAAACGATGTGATTTATCTGAGGTTCGAGGAAAGGGCCAAATGCATTGAGGCCGAATTCGTGAAGGGTTGCAGGGTTCTCCCGGACGGAAGGGTCCGTCTCGATGTGGACAACGCCGCAGAGGCTTTACCCAAGCTCTTCGAGGTATCTAAGGAGATGAACCTCAAGATAACCGAGGTAACCTACCACAGGCCCACACTCAATGACGTTTTCCTGCACCTGACCGGGAGGGAAATCAGGGATGGGGAGGAAAATCCCCTCAAAGGTATCATGAGGAGATGGGGGCGTCTGAGGTGA